A window of the Microbulbifer aggregans genome harbors these coding sequences:
- a CDS encoding phospholipase D-like domain-containing protein, translating to MEAIPRPPALKWLLPFIPVLTLLLGGCLGPVHFPQPPPRPESLHQLGPSDSELAQVVDRLTAARPGQTGVYPVTTAQDALAVRLSAIRAARRSIDIQYFIFRRDESGRLLTHELIDAADRGVRVRFLLDDFTTGDSISLLAALDQHPNIEVRLFNPFPKRSTRAIELFADFCRLQRRMHNKAFTIDGRVTFIGGRNLSDKYFGIDNQIVFHDLDMVTIGAALPAINRQFDVYWNSPYSFSLRPVVSGSLYRNHRAELYSELKESAHRLLSSDYGKGLQQSPLIPALSSDDHLWYWGTAEVLVDPPQKIVAPTGGRALYASDQLMRAITGAQHRLIIISPYMLPGPYYFEALLAAAARGVEIHLLTNSLGSSDLVLVHGPYHKYRLPMLRAGIRLYEMSGSLDFDNNHWHEDSRSLLHAKLFAVDEHIVYAGSFNFDQRSLYLNTELGLLLDSPSLAGKITENFIANIQANALTLNLREGKIVWQDSTGQIFHRDPGATALQRLGSKISSWLPIEHLL from the coding sequence ATGGAAGCAATCCCGCGCCCGCCTGCCCTAAAGTGGCTGCTCCCATTCATTCCAGTATTGACGCTTTTACTGGGAGGCTGCCTCGGGCCGGTCCATTTTCCCCAGCCACCGCCAAGACCGGAGAGCCTGCACCAGCTGGGCCCATCAGACTCTGAGCTGGCTCAGGTGGTGGATCGCCTCACCGCCGCACGACCGGGCCAGACCGGTGTTTATCCTGTGACCACAGCGCAGGATGCCCTGGCAGTGAGATTGTCAGCCATCCGCGCAGCGCGACGCTCCATTGATATCCAGTACTTTATTTTCCGCCGCGATGAGAGTGGTCGCCTCCTGACGCACGAACTCATCGACGCCGCCGACCGCGGGGTGCGTGTCCGTTTTCTTCTCGATGATTTCACCACTGGTGACAGCATCTCCCTGCTCGCAGCCCTGGACCAGCACCCCAATATTGAAGTGCGGCTGTTCAACCCATTCCCAAAGCGCAGTACCCGGGCGATCGAGTTGTTTGCAGATTTCTGCAGGCTGCAACGACGCATGCACAACAAGGCGTTCACCATAGATGGGCGGGTGACCTTTATCGGTGGGCGCAACCTGAGCGATAAATACTTTGGCATCGACAACCAGATCGTCTTTCACGACCTGGACATGGTCACCATCGGTGCCGCGCTACCAGCCATCAACCGTCAGTTTGATGTCTACTGGAACAGTCCCTACAGCTTTTCCCTGCGGCCGGTGGTTTCCGGTAGCCTGTACCGCAACCACCGTGCTGAACTCTATTCTGAGCTGAAAGAATCTGCTCACCGGTTGCTCTCCAGCGACTATGGAAAGGGCCTGCAGCAGTCGCCGCTGATCCCCGCACTGAGCAGCGATGACCATCTCTGGTACTGGGGTACGGCAGAGGTGCTGGTGGACCCACCGCAGAAAATCGTTGCGCCCACAGGAGGCAGGGCTCTCTATGCCAGCGATCAGCTGATGCGCGCCATCACCGGTGCTCAGCACCGGCTCATTATCATCTCGCCGTACATGCTGCCGGGGCCCTACTACTTTGAAGCATTACTCGCCGCTGCGGCCCGGGGAGTGGAAATTCACCTGCTCACCAACTCCCTGGGCTCTTCGGACCTGGTGCTCGTGCACGGACCCTACCATAAGTACCGGCTTCCGATGCTGCGTGCAGGTATCCGACTCTACGAGATGTCCGGCTCACTGGATTTCGACAACAACCACTGGCATGAGGACTCCCGCTCCCTGTTGCATGCCAAGCTCTTTGCTGTGGATGAACACATCGTTTACGCCGGCTCTTTTAATTTTGACCAGCGCTCTCTCTACCTGAATACCGAACTTGGGCTACTGCTGGATTCACCATCGCTGGCCGGCAAGATCACCGAGAACTTCATTGCCAACATCCAGGCGAATGCCCTAACCCTGAACCTTCGCGAAGGGAAAATCGTCTGGCAGGATTCGACGGGACAAATCTTTCATCGCGATCCGGGCGCCACAGCACTACAGCGCCTGGGCTCGAAGATAAGCAGCTGGCTGCCGATAGAGCACCTGCTTTAA
- a CDS encoding CBS domain-containing protein, producing MRVGEAMHQGCTWVSPDTPLSEVAQILRDEDIGSVPVGENDRLIGMVTDRDIAIRAVASESDLSSMCARDVMTEGIEWVWEDDDMEAALSKMELEQLRRMPVMNSDKRMVGILSMGDISHSVNHNLSGEFASAVSAHH from the coding sequence ATGAGAGTAGGTGAAGCCATGCACCAGGGGTGTACCTGGGTCAGCCCGGATACCCCGCTGAGTGAAGTTGCGCAGATTTTGCGGGATGAAGACATCGGTTCAGTGCCGGTGGGTGAAAATGACCGTCTGATCGGAATGGTGACCGACCGCGATATTGCCATCCGTGCGGTTGCTTCGGAGAGCGACCTTTCCTCGATGTGTGCCCGAGACGTGATGACCGAGGGTATCGAGTGGGTTTGGGAAGACGATGACATGGAAGCCGCGCTGAGCAAGATGGAGTTGGAACAGCTGCGTCGAATGCCGGTCATGAACAGCGACAAGCGTATGGTCGGGATTCTCAGCATGGGCGATATTTCCCATTCAGTGAATCACAATCTTTCCGGTGAATTTGCTTCTGCAGTTTCTGCGCATCACTGA
- a CDS encoding Hsp20/alpha crystallin family protein, with amino-acid sequence MSLIPRGSLLDLDNMFEQMLSPSRMSGESKEGFFSPKIDVRETKDSYEISAELPGVSKDDINVTLEDGVLTLEAEVHREEKEEKEGRVIRQERRYGKYMRSFNLGADVSESDIDASFKDGVLTLKAPKREVSQPRTQRIEIH; translated from the coding sequence ATGAGCCTGATACCGAGGGGATCATTACTTGATCTCGACAATATGTTTGAGCAGATGCTCTCCCCCTCACGCATGAGTGGCGAGTCCAAAGAGGGGTTCTTCTCGCCGAAGATCGATGTGCGGGAGACCAAGGACAGCTACGAAATCAGCGCGGAACTCCCGGGTGTGAGCAAGGACGATATCAATGTCACCCTGGAAGACGGAGTGCTGACACTGGAAGCCGAAGTACACAGGGAGGAGAAGGAAGAGAAAGAGGGGCGAGTTATCCGCCAGGAGCGCCGTTACGGCAAGTATATGCGCAGTTTCAATCTGGGTGCTGACGTGAGCGAGAGCGATATCGATGCGAGCTTCAAGGATGGTGTACTGACTTTGAAAGCGCCGAAACGTGAGGTGAGCCAGCCACGTACCCAGCGTATCGAGATTCACTGA
- a CDS encoding host attachment protein: MAKAWVLVANHTDARMFEAEHRASALKELDVLHYPEGRMKGRELLADAPGRVFDRFGHASRGMGNMGDLRRDGGEKFAREIAHALERGREEGKFENLYIVAEPKMVGPLRNALSATTRAAIAGETGKNLVHSEPDEIRKQLPDFL, translated from the coding sequence ATGGCCAAAGCCTGGGTATTAGTCGCCAATCACACCGACGCCCGCATGTTCGAGGCGGAGCACCGTGCCAGTGCCCTCAAGGAGCTGGACGTACTGCATTATCCGGAAGGTCGAATGAAAGGCCGGGAACTGCTCGCAGATGCGCCCGGGCGTGTTTTCGACCGCTTCGGACACGCCTCACGCGGCATGGGCAACATGGGAGACCTGCGGCGTGACGGCGGCGAGAAGTTCGCGCGGGAAATCGCCCACGCGCTAGAGAGAGGTCGTGAGGAGGGCAAGTTCGAGAACCTGTATATCGTCGCGGAACCAAAGATGGTCGGTCCCCTGCGCAACGCGCTGTCCGCCACCACCCGCGCCGCGATCGCCGGTGAGACCGGCAAAAACCTGGTACACAGTGAGCCCGACGAAATCCGCAAGCAATTGCCTGATTTCCTCTAA
- the corA gene encoding magnesium/cobalt transporter CorA gives MLRLFEIIRGALREQTIEETMSRQQLSEAVWIDLQEPEEDERDLLEQLLRTELPETEDVEEIEASARYFIDSAGVHIHSLFLTQSEGRHDTTTVAFILQPQRLITVRDTDLADFRLLRMRARRRQVEAHSAQELTVQVFEQKVENLADALEDVHLKLGEVSYLVLEDESAELEDAIDYLAKLEDSTGKVQLCLMDTRRSITFLQRHIHIDGELQESFRDITRDIDTLMAHTGFVFNKINFLMDSTQGFINIEQNQIIKIFSIAAVVFLPPTMVASIYGMNFDFMPELEWVGGYPFALFLMLLAGIAPYAYFKKKGWL, from the coding sequence ATGCTGCGACTCTTCGAAATCATTCGGGGCGCCCTGCGCGAGCAGACCATCGAGGAAACGATGAGCCGGCAACAGCTGTCGGAGGCGGTCTGGATCGATCTGCAGGAGCCCGAGGAAGACGAGCGCGACCTGCTCGAACAGCTACTGCGGACAGAGCTGCCGGAGACCGAGGACGTAGAGGAGATCGAAGCCTCGGCACGCTACTTCATCGACTCCGCCGGCGTGCATATTCACTCCCTGTTCCTGACCCAGAGCGAGGGCCGCCACGACACCACCACGGTGGCATTTATCCTCCAGCCCCAGCGCCTGATCACCGTCCGCGATACCGACCTGGCCGATTTCCGTCTGCTGCGGATGCGGGCCCGTCGCCGGCAGGTGGAAGCCCACAGCGCTCAGGAACTGACGGTGCAGGTCTTCGAGCAGAAAGTCGAGAACCTGGCCGATGCGCTGGAAGATGTCCACTTGAAGCTCGGTGAAGTGAGCTATCTGGTGCTGGAAGACGAATCGGCGGAACTAGAAGATGCCATCGATTACCTGGCCAAGCTTGAGGACAGCACCGGTAAGGTCCAGCTGTGCCTGATGGATACCCGGCGTTCGATTACCTTCCTGCAGCGGCATATCCACATTGATGGCGAGCTGCAGGAAAGCTTTCGCGACATCACTCGCGATATCGATACCCTGATGGCCCACACCGGGTTTGTATTCAACAAGATCAACTTCCTGATGGACTCCACCCAGGGCTTCATCAACATCGAGCAGAACCAGATCATCAAGATCTTCTCCATCGCGGCGGTGGTCTTCCTGCCGCCGACCATGGTGGCGAGCATCTATGGCATGAATTTCGACTTCATGCCGGAACTGGAGTGGGTGGGCGGGTATCCGTTTGCCCTGTTCCTAATGCTGCTGGCCGGCATCGCGCCCTACGCCTACTTCAAGAAGAAGGGCTGGCTCTGA
- a CDS encoding cytochrome b, whose amino-acid sequence MAAKNSETSYGWVAIAFHWLMVPAVIGLFALGWWMRQLSYYDPWYRQGPELHKAIGILLLITLLLRMGWKLLNTAPADVPGTPRWQAVAARFAHGGIYLLLLAIMTSGYLISTADGRTIDVFGLFSVPASIQGLPNQEDIAGEIHEILAWTLMGLVALHALAALKHHFIDRDATLLRMLGRTSNPVQDNASKQISTRNLSTSK is encoded by the coding sequence GTGGCAGCAAAGAACAGCGAAACCTCATACGGCTGGGTGGCGATCGCCTTTCATTGGCTGATGGTGCCGGCGGTCATCGGGCTCTTTGCCCTCGGCTGGTGGATGCGGCAACTGTCCTACTACGATCCCTGGTACCGTCAGGGCCCGGAACTGCACAAGGCCATCGGCATCCTGCTGCTGATCACCCTGCTTCTGCGGATGGGATGGAAGCTCCTCAACACTGCGCCCGCCGATGTGCCCGGCACCCCCCGCTGGCAGGCCGTAGCGGCGCGCTTCGCCCACGGCGGCATCTACCTGCTGCTGCTGGCGATCATGACTTCCGGCTACCTGATTTCCACCGCCGATGGCCGGACCATCGATGTGTTTGGCCTGTTCAGCGTGCCGGCCTCAATCCAGGGCCTGCCCAACCAGGAGGACATTGCCGGCGAGATCCACGAAATACTGGCATGGACGCTGATGGGGCTCGTTGCCCTACACGCCCTCGCCGCCCTGAAACATCACTTTATCGATCGCGATGCCACACTACTGCGCATGCTTGGCCGTACCAGCAATCCAGTGCAGGACAACGCGAGTAAACAAATTTCGACCCGAAATCTGAGCACCTCAAAATAA
- a CDS encoding YceI family protein: protein MKKLAIFLFASLLGATAQAAEYVIDTKGAHAFIQFRIKHLGYSWLYGRFDDFNGSFQYDESKPEASSINVNIDVNSLDSNHAERDKHLRGEDFLFVEKYPTATFKSTSYEPAGDGKGKLTGDLTLRGVTKPITIDVTHVGGGKDPWGGFRQGFTGSTEFKLKDFGIDYDLGPASQTVEMILDVEGIRK from the coding sequence ATGAAGAAACTGGCTATTTTCCTGTTTGCCTCACTGCTGGGCGCCACGGCGCAGGCAGCCGAGTATGTCATCGACACCAAGGGCGCCCACGCCTTTATCCAGTTCCGCATCAAGCACCTGGGTTACAGCTGGCTCTACGGCCGTTTCGATGATTTCAATGGTTCTTTCCAGTATGACGAGAGCAAGCCGGAAGCTTCCTCGATCAATGTGAATATCGATGTGAACAGCCTCGACAGCAACCACGCCGAGCGCGACAAGCACCTGCGCGGCGAAGACTTCCTGTTTGTCGAGAAATACCCCACCGCCACATTCAAAAGCACTAGCTATGAGCCGGCCGGCGACGGCAAGGGCAAGCTGACTGGTGACCTGACCCTGCGCGGTGTGACCAAGCCGATCACCATCGACGTCACCCACGTTGGTGGCGGCAAGGATCCCTGGGGCGGCTTCCGTCAGGGTTTCACCGGTTCCACCGAGTTCAAGCTGAAGGACTTCGGCATCGACTACGACCTGGGTCCGGCTTCACAGACCGTGGAGATGATCCTGGACGTGGAAGGTATTCGTAAGTAA
- a CDS encoding sodium/proline symporter, with amino-acid sequence MLASFLFFLAMFAAVGVSSYLKSRGTKQDYYLASRDVSPFLVGLSAVATNNSGYMFIGVIGYTYATGLASVWLMVGWILGDFLGSLWVHKSLCRATHQTGESSYAGVISCWTGSRFVYWQRLAGLLSLMFLLAYASAQLVAGSKALYVLLDMPIWSGAVIGGVIVAAYCLAGGIRASIWTDAAQSLVMIVAMGTLLVVATQSVGGIGAAVQSMSEVEGFLNWYPEDMLLPGLAGGVLFAVGWLFAGLSVIGQPHVMVRFMALESEHRMIHARIWYYLWFTAFYAMATGVGMLARILLADAGSFDAELALPMMAMDLLPPVMVGLILAGVFAATMSTADSLVLSCSAAITHDIHPQRTEKTWVLKLTTVAITVAAVGWALLNKQSVFSLVVMSWSSLASAFAPILIVLALGGRPSQRVYITMSLIGLATALAWRWLGWHSHIYEGMPGILAGLAVYGIARFAVGVPEPSRASA; translated from the coding sequence GTGCTCGCCAGCTTTCTGTTTTTTCTCGCCATGTTCGCCGCTGTCGGCGTCAGTTCTTACCTGAAAAGCCGCGGTACCAAGCAGGATTATTATCTGGCCAGCCGGGACGTGTCGCCGTTCCTGGTAGGGCTTTCGGCCGTGGCCACCAATAACAGTGGCTACATGTTTATTGGTGTGATCGGCTACACCTACGCCACCGGGCTTGCCTCGGTATGGCTGATGGTGGGCTGGATTCTCGGTGATTTCCTCGGTTCACTGTGGGTACACAAGTCCCTGTGCCGGGCCACACACCAGACCGGTGAATCCAGTTACGCTGGCGTGATCAGTTGCTGGACCGGATCCCGTTTCGTCTACTGGCAGCGTCTCGCCGGACTCCTTTCGCTGATGTTCCTGCTGGCCTATGCCAGTGCCCAGCTGGTTGCCGGCAGTAAGGCGCTATATGTACTGCTGGACATGCCCATCTGGAGTGGGGCGGTGATTGGCGGTGTGATCGTGGCGGCCTACTGTCTAGCGGGTGGTATCCGTGCATCGATCTGGACCGATGCGGCGCAGTCGCTGGTGATGATCGTGGCCATGGGCACCCTGCTGGTGGTCGCGACCCAGTCAGTGGGCGGAATCGGCGCTGCGGTGCAGTCCATGAGCGAGGTCGAAGGCTTCCTCAACTGGTATCCCGAAGATATGTTGCTGCCGGGGCTGGCCGGTGGTGTGCTGTTTGCCGTGGGCTGGTTGTTTGCCGGTCTGTCTGTTATCGGCCAGCCCCATGTGATGGTGCGGTTTATGGCGCTGGAGTCTGAGCACCGCATGATTCACGCGCGCATCTGGTACTACCTCTGGTTCACGGCTTTCTACGCGATGGCCACCGGCGTCGGCATGCTGGCGCGAATCCTGCTGGCCGATGCAGGCAGCTTCGATGCAGAGCTGGCGCTGCCGATGATGGCCATGGACTTGCTGCCGCCGGTGATGGTGGGGCTGATTCTGGCCGGTGTATTCGCGGCTACGATGTCCACGGCAGATTCCCTGGTGCTGAGCTGTTCTGCGGCCATTACCCACGACATTCACCCACAGCGTACGGAAAAGACCTGGGTACTGAAGCTGACCACGGTGGCGATCACTGTCGCTGCAGTTGGTTGGGCGCTACTGAACAAGCAGAGTGTCTTCAGCCTGGTGGTGATGTCCTGGTCGTCGCTGGCCTCTGCTTTCGCACCGATCCTGATTGTGCTGGCCCTCGGCGGACGTCCGTCTCAGCGGGTCTATATCACCATGAGCCTGATTGGTCTCGCCACGGCACTGGCGTGGCGCTGGCTGGGCTGGCACAGCCATATCTACGAGGGGATGCCGGGAATTCTGGCGGGCCTCGCAGTGTACGGGATTGCGCGCTTTGCGGTGGGCGTACCGGAGCCGAGTCGGGCTAGTGCGTGA
- a CDS encoding tetratricopeptide repeat protein has translation MRSLIKALTFTVAALWLPLSVWAQAQEQAEQGDTQSEQQSAQEQAAQERVDNLQEPLYNPFVERYVLDELKQLRSDMAAQRVNLTEQFVDRQINVADKAISYATDTVTYFFYLIAGVSSLLVLVGWTSIRDIKEKVHGLANEEITKLVSQYEERLRSIEEQLSEKTRHIEDNRDEIELTKEIQSLWLRAGREHTPASKIAVYDQILGLRADDGEALTYKADAVLELGEPQWAISLCLRALEIDPENGNAYYQLACAHASQEHWEEAVDYLSKALDISSAYRDEAMEDEALDALHEYPPFARLMGIEPSGMDEDDSTEDAEKPEAS, from the coding sequence ATGCGCAGCCTGATCAAGGCGTTGACGTTCACAGTGGCAGCCTTATGGCTGCCGCTTTCGGTTTGGGCCCAGGCCCAGGAGCAAGCCGAGCAAGGGGATACGCAATCCGAGCAGCAGAGTGCTCAGGAGCAGGCCGCGCAGGAGCGCGTCGATAATCTGCAAGAGCCGCTCTACAACCCGTTTGTGGAACGCTACGTGCTCGACGAACTCAAGCAGCTGCGCTCCGATATGGCTGCGCAACGAGTGAACCTTACCGAGCAGTTTGTCGACCGCCAGATCAATGTGGCCGACAAGGCCATCAGTTATGCCACCGATACGGTGACCTATTTTTTCTATCTGATTGCCGGTGTCAGTTCCCTGCTGGTACTGGTGGGCTGGACCTCGATCCGCGATATCAAGGAAAAGGTGCACGGCCTGGCCAACGAGGAAATCACCAAGCTGGTCAGCCAGTATGAAGAGCGCCTGCGCAGTATTGAGGAGCAGCTCAGCGAGAAGACCCGTCACATCGAGGATAACCGCGATGAGATCGAGCTGACCAAGGAGATCCAGTCGCTGTGGCTGCGGGCCGGACGTGAACATACCCCGGCCAGCAAGATTGCGGTGTACGACCAGATCCTGGGGCTGCGCGCCGATGACGGTGAGGCGCTCACCTACAAGGCCGATGCAGTGCTGGAGCTCGGTGAGCCGCAGTGGGCCATCAGCCTGTGCCTGCGCGCGCTGGAAATCGACCCGGAAAATGGCAACGCCTACTACCAGCTGGCCTGTGCCCATGCGAGCCAGGAGCACTGGGAAGAGGCCGTCGATTACCTCTCCAAGGCGCTGGATATTTCCTCGGCCTACCGGGACGAGGCGATGGAGGACGAGGCCCTCGATGCTCTGCACGAGTATCCGCCCTTTGCCCGCCTGATGGGTATCGAGCCCAGCGGGATGGATGAGGATGATTCCACTGAAGATGCCGAAAAGCCTGAGGCTTCCTGA
- a CDS encoding aspartate kinase has protein sequence MNLHTVEKIGGTSMSDYAAVRDNIIFKDGEADKEGLYQRIFVVSAYGGITDMLLEHKKSGRPGIFALFADANEDRSWNDAIDAVRNRVHEINAELFTDAEQLARANDFIGERLEDAERCLADLERVCQHGHFALEGHLNTVCEMLASIGEAHSAWNTAELLRQQEGVNARFVDLTGWRDGEHLTLDQRIERAFKDIDLATELPITTGYAHTREGLMGTFARGYSEMTFSRIAVVTGAREAIIHKEYHLSSADPRLVGVNEAVPIGRTNYDVADQLANLGMEAIHPRAAKGLRQQEIPLRIMNTFEPEHSGTLVTGDYVSETPCVEIIAGRKNIYAVECFDQDMMGLMTTYDRTINDIIRRFKGSVVTKDINANTITHFLATNLKTVKRIRAAICEEYPDCDIQVRKVAVVSAIGSDMKVPGMLSRAVAALARSGISVLAVHQSMRQVDMQFVVNESDYEEAVKSLHHALVEVYDHGEAICAA, from the coding sequence ATGAATCTCCACACGGTAGAAAAAATCGGCGGCACGTCAATGAGTGACTATGCCGCAGTTCGCGACAACATCATTTTCAAAGACGGCGAGGCCGACAAAGAGGGGCTCTATCAGCGCATCTTTGTCGTTTCCGCTTATGGCGGCATTACCGATATGCTGCTGGAGCACAAGAAATCCGGCCGCCCGGGTATCTTTGCCCTGTTTGCCGACGCCAATGAAGATCGCAGCTGGAACGATGCTATCGACGCGGTGCGCAACCGCGTGCACGAAATCAATGCCGAGCTGTTTACCGATGCCGAGCAGCTGGCCCGAGCCAACGACTTTATCGGTGAGCGCCTGGAAGATGCCGAGCGTTGCCTGGCGGATCTGGAGCGTGTCTGTCAGCACGGCCATTTCGCCCTCGAGGGGCACCTGAATACCGTCTGTGAAATGCTGGCGAGTATTGGTGAAGCCCACAGTGCTTGGAACACCGCTGAACTGCTGCGTCAGCAGGAAGGCGTCAATGCGCGCTTTGTCGATTTGACCGGCTGGCGTGATGGCGAGCACCTGACCCTGGACCAGCGTATCGAACGCGCGTTCAAAGACATCGACCTGGCCACCGAGCTGCCGATTACTACTGGTTATGCCCATACCCGTGAGGGTCTGATGGGTACCTTTGCCCGCGGCTACAGTGAGATGACCTTCAGCCGCATCGCGGTGGTCACCGGTGCCCGTGAGGCCATCATTCACAAGGAATATCACCTGAGCAGCGCGGACCCGCGCCTGGTGGGTGTCAATGAAGCGGTGCCGATTGGCCGTACCAACTACGACGTGGCGGATCAGCTGGCCAACCTGGGTATGGAGGCAATCCACCCCCGCGCGGCCAAGGGCCTTCGCCAGCAGGAAATTCCGCTGCGCATCATGAACACCTTCGAGCCGGAGCACTCCGGTACCCTGGTGACCGGTGATTACGTCAGCGAAACCCCTTGTGTTGAGATCATTGCCGGCCGCAAGAATATCTATGCGGTTGAGTGCTTCGACCAGGACATGATGGGCTTGATGACCACCTACGATCGCACGATCAATGACATCATCCGCCGCTTCAAGGGCAGCGTGGTGACCAAGGACATCAATGCCAACACCATTACCCACTTCCTGGCGACCAACCTGAAGACGGTAAAGCGTATCCGCGCTGCCATCTGCGAGGAGTATCCGGATTGTGATATCCAGGTGCGCAAGGTTGCAGTGGTTTCTGCCATTGGCAGTGACATGAAAGTGCCGGGCATGTTGTCCCGCGCGGTGGCTGCACTGGCCCGTTCCGGTATCAGCGTACTGGCCGTGCACCAGTCCATGCGTCAGGTGGACATGCAGTTCGTGGTCAACGAAAGTGACTATGAAGAAGCAGTCAAAAGCCTGCACCACGCGCTGGTGGAAGTCTACGATCACGGTGAAGCGATATGCGCAGCCTGA
- a CDS encoding ectoine synthase has translation MIVRNLQEAEKGNRRIVSEGWESTRLLLKNDNMGFSFHITTIYEGANLNLHYQNHLESVYCMSGEGEVETVADGKVYPIQPGTIYILDKHDKHILRAKTEMKMACVFNPPLHGKEVHNAEGAYELEAEEVSDNK, from the coding sequence ATGATTGTTAGAAATCTTCAAGAAGCCGAAAAAGGTAATCGTCGTATTGTTTCCGAGGGTTGGGAGAGCACCCGCCTGCTGCTGAAAAACGACAATATGGGCTTCTCTTTCCATATCACCACCATCTACGAAGGTGCCAACCTGAACCTGCACTACCAGAACCACCTGGAGTCTGTGTACTGCATGTCCGGTGAAGGTGAAGTGGAAACCGTTGCGGATGGCAAGGTGTATCCGATCCAGCCGGGCACCATCTACATTCTCGACAAGCACGACAAGCATATCCTGCGTGCCAAGACCGAAATGAAAATGGCGTGTGTGTTCAACCCGCCGCTGCATGGCAAGGAAGTCCATAACGCGGAAGGCGCCTACGAACTGGAAGCCGAAGAGGTTTCCGATAACAAGTAA
- the ectB gene encoding diaminobutyrate--2-oxoglutarate transaminase, with protein MKVFDEIESEVQSYARAFPRIFNKAQGEYLYDEEGNQYLDFLGGAGTLNYGHNNPIFKEALLEYIQADGITHGLDLHTKAKGEFLESFSEKILKPRNMNYVMQFTGPTGTNAVEAALKIARKYKGRENIISFTNGFHGCSMGALAATGNSHHRGAAGVSMSGITRMPYEGYLGDDIDTTAYLDKVLSDSSSGVDHPAAVMVETVQGEGGINACSVEWLRNLEAVCRKHDVLLIVDDIQAGCGRTGSFFSFEEAGIKPDIVTLSKSLSGYGLPFAVVLMSPELDQWKPGEHNGTFRGNNLAFVTAKAAIDHYWSDDKFAKEVQRKGEYIEQRMSAIVEKYGEGNMTTRGRGMMRGLNCISGDLAGQITKEAFKHGLVIETSGADDQVVKTLCPLTTSDENLKRGLDIVEAAVQKVLKSNDVPEEHDFFADDSDSAEESLAGAA; from the coding sequence ATGAAAGTTTTTGACGAGATCGAATCAGAAGTACAAAGCTACGCCCGCGCCTTCCCCCGTATTTTCAACAAGGCACAGGGTGAATACCTGTATGACGAGGAAGGTAATCAGTACCTGGACTTCCTCGGTGGTGCCGGCACCCTGAACTACGGTCACAACAACCCGATCTTCAAAGAAGCCCTGCTGGAGTACATCCAGGCGGACGGTATTACTCACGGTCTGGACCTGCACACCAAGGCCAAGGGTGAGTTCCTGGAGTCCTTCTCCGAGAAGATCCTGAAGCCGCGCAATATGAACTACGTAATGCAGTTCACCGGTCCCACTGGCACCAACGCCGTGGAAGCGGCGCTGAAGATCGCGCGTAAGTACAAGGGTCGCGAGAACATCATCTCCTTCACCAACGGTTTCCACGGCTGCAGCATGGGTGCACTGGCTGCCACCGGTAACTCCCACCACCGTGGCGCGGCTGGCGTCAGCATGAGTGGTATCACCCGTATGCCTTACGAGGGCTACCTGGGTGACGACATCGACACCACCGCATACCTGGACAAGGTGCTGTCCGATTCTTCCTCTGGTGTGGACCATCCCGCAGCCGTGATGGTGGAAACCGTTCAGGGTGAAGGTGGTATCAACGCGTGCAGCGTCGAGTGGCTGCGCAACCTGGAAGCGGTCTGCCGCAAGCATGACGTGCTGCTGATCGTCGATGACATTCAGGCTGGTTGTGGCCGTACCGGTTCCTTCTTCAGCTTCGAGGAAGCGGGTATCAAGCCGGACATCGTCACCCTGTCCAAGTCTCTGAGTGGCTACGGCCTGCCGTTCGCAGTAGTGCTGATGAGCCCGGAGCTGGACCAGTGGAAGCCGGGTGAGCACAACGGCACTTTCCGCGGTAACAACCTCGCGTTCGTCACTGCCAAGGCCGCTATCGACCACTACTGGAGCGACGACAAGTTCGCGAAAGAAGTACAGCGTAAGGGTGAGTACATCGAGCAGCGCATGAGTGCCATCGTCGAGAAGTACGGTGAAGGCAACATGACCACCCGCGGACGCGGCATGATGCGCGGTCTGAACTGCATCAGCGGCGACCTGGCCGGTCAGATTACCAAGGAAGCGTTCAAGCACGGCCTGGTGATCGAAACCAGTGGTGCCGACGATCAGGTAGTGAAGACCCTGTGCCCGCTGACAACCAGCGACGAGAACCTGAAGCGCGGCCTGGACATCGTCGAGGCAGCGGTACAGAAAGTACTGAAGAGCAACGACGTGCCGGAAGAGCATGATTTCTTCGCTGATGACAGCGATAGCGCCGAAGAAAGCCTGGCTGGTGCTGCCTGA